The following are from one region of the Candidatus Shapirobacteria bacterium genome:
- a CDS encoding M20/M25/M40 family metallo-hydrolase: MSDVISLFKKLISTPSVTGNEQNICLEVYNMLTDEGFSTKKIPVSDNRFNIFASLGIPKVILSAHLDTVSPYIPPKETDTHIYGRGSCDTKSCVASMITAAVKCKEDGLSNFGLIFTVGEEEDFDGAIKIKESGLKIPFIIVGEPTSLEIVNGHFGMLVLKITAPGKAAHSSTPEKGINAIDSLILAIKQIQSIPIYPDSLMSLVKIDGGIADNIIPAESNCTFSFRIHPQDTNDYQKIIKSVIGSSYKITKILDASSVYSKVPNELSFIKKQKIVKYGTDLSILKNGIVLGPGDIKYAHGDNEQIKKSELKRAVNVYYEIIKNFVVK; encoded by the coding sequence ATGTCAGACGTTATCTCCCTTTTCAAAAAACTAATCTCTACCCCCTCGGTCACCGGTAATGAGCAAAACATCTGTCTCGAGGTCTACAACATGCTGACAGATGAAGGTTTTTCGACCAAAAAGATTCCTGTGTCGGACAACCGATTTAACATTTTTGCTAGTCTTGGTATACCAAAAGTTATTCTATCTGCGCACCTTGATACGGTATCACCATATATCCCACCAAAAGAAACCGATACTCATATTTATGGTCGTGGTTCCTGCGACACTAAATCCTGTGTCGCCTCCATGATTACGGCCGCCGTTAAGTGCAAGGAAGACGGACTATCAAATTTTGGCTTAATCTTTACGGTTGGCGAAGAGGAAGATTTTGACGGTGCCATAAAAATAAAAGAATCGGGATTAAAAATTCCCTTTATAATCGTTGGCGAACCAACCTCATTGGAAATCGTAAATGGTCACTTTGGCATGCTGGTATTGAAAATTACCGCCCCGGGCAAAGCGGCTCATAGCAGTACCCCCGAAAAAGGTATTAACGCCATAGATAGTTTAATTTTAGCCATCAAGCAGATTCAGTCAATTCCCATTTATCCCGATTCACTGATGAGTTTGGTAAAAATTGATGGTGGAATCGCCGACAATATAATTCCGGCTGAATCAAATTGCACCTTTTCGTTTAGGATTCATCCGCAGGATACCAACGATTATCAAAAGATTATTAAGTCAGTTATCGGCTCCTCGTACAAAATAACAAAGATTTTGGATGCTTCCAGTGTTTATTCGAAAGTCCCGAATGAATTGTCATTTATAAAAAAACAAAAAATAGTCAAGTATGGTACTGATTTGTCGATATTAAAAAATGGAATTGTTCTTGGGCCGGGTGATATCAAATACGCCCACGGGGATAATGAACAAATTAAGAAAAGTGAACTAAAAAGAGCGGTTAACGTTTATTATGAAATAATTAAGAATTTTGTGGTAAAATAA
- a CDS encoding MBL fold metallo-hydrolase — protein MLEYRTLVLGEMQTNCYLLWESEERKCFIIDPADEADYIVEEIQKNSLKPTGVFLTHGHFDHVMAALDMKLMFNVPIYCSKRDMFLLKRQNQTAGYFLNKNVATPNIENIDTDLDQIDEIHLGANTIKIIKTPGHTPGGVCFYCPKENLLFSGDTLFFALRGRTDFKYGSTEEIFKSIRKLMELSPETLVLSGHGQETTIENESKKYKFDRI, from the coding sequence ATGTTGGAATATAGGACTTTAGTATTGGGGGAAATGCAAACAAACTGTTATCTTCTTTGGGAGAGTGAGGAGCGAAAGTGTTTTATTATCGATCCGGCTGACGAAGCTGATTATATTGTAGAAGAGATACAAAAAAATAGTTTGAAACCGACGGGAGTTTTTTTAACTCACGGACATTTTGATCATGTGATGGCCGCGCTTGATATGAAGCTGATGTTTAATGTTCCCATATATTGCAGTAAAAGAGACATGTTTTTACTGAAGAGACAAAATCAAACCGCAGGCTATTTTCTTAACAAAAATGTGGCAACACCGAATATTGAAAATATTGATACAGACTTAGATCAAATAGACGAAATTCATTTGGGGGCTAATACAATAAAAATTATTAAAACCCCCGGCCATACCCCGGGAGGAGTATGCTTTTATTGTCCAAAAGAAAACTTGTTGTTTTCTGGAGATACTTTGTTTTTTGCCCTGCGCGGTAGGACCGACTTTAAATATGGCTCAACTGAGGAAATTTTTAAAAGTATACGGAAATTGATGGAGCTGTCTCCTGAGACTTTGGTTCTTTCCGGGCACGGACAGGAAACAACCATTGAAAACGAGTCAAAAAAGTACAAATTTGATAGAATATAG
- a CDS encoding GIY-YIG nuclease family protein: protein MFYSYILLSSKSHIFYYGYTSDLRNRFELHNRGNVFSTKPHIPWKLVWYGSFESEQEAKDFELYLKSGSGKAFAYKRLISEALKKDVKARQNLRCSVTEGGGHHVG, encoded by the coding sequence ATGTTTTATTCCTACATATTGTTAAGTTCAAAATCACATATTTTCTACTATGGATACACCTCAGACCTGAGGAACAGATTTGAATTACACAACAGAGGAAATGTATTTTCAACAAAACCGCATATTCCATGGAAATTAGTTTGGTATGGATCTTTTGAAAGTGAGCAAGAGGCTAAAGATTTTGAACTTTATTTGAAAAGCGGTTCTGGAAAAGCATTCGCTTATAAAAGGTTGATATCTGAAGCTTTAAAGAAAGATGTGAAAGCAAGACAGAATCTTAGGTGTTCCGTAACCGAAGGTGGAGGACACCATGTGGGGTAA
- the hisS gene encoding histidine--tRNA ligase has product MNQLIQPVKGTRDFYPEDQAFQTWFFQKVREVSETFGFQEYNGPFLEPLELYAAKSGEELVKKQAFTLTDQSGKILALRPEMTPTLARMIAQKDGELTFPVKWWTYGSRYRYEKPQKGRGREFFQWDCDIIGTDGFEADAEAIAIAATMYRKLGLTSTDVKIKINDRQLLQGELLNIGVPENLIVNVFRIADKKDKVTEVDFKEMLLETGLTESQTDMVKKTLEDKDLYKKSEWLLKIFDLLKIYGISDFVEFDPGIVRGLEYYTRTVFEGWDVNGEFRAIWGGGRYDNLVADVGSKNKVPGVGFAMGDMVIAEVLKQYKKYPVLSANKSKVLVTVFSPELFNSSLEVTNILRKNNINTEIYLNPDIKIDKQLKYADKKGIPYVIVLGPDEIKADSVTIKNMSSGTQTTVKKEDVVNSITPS; this is encoded by the coding sequence ATGAATCAACTAATTCAACCGGTTAAAGGTACCCGTGATTTTTATCCCGAAGATCAGGCCTTTCAAACTTGGTTTTTCCAAAAAGTCAGGGAAGTTTCTGAAACCTTTGGGTTTCAGGAATACAACGGTCCGTTTCTGGAGCCTCTGGAACTTTATGCCGCCAAATCAGGTGAGGAGCTGGTTAAAAAACAAGCTTTTACTTTAACTGATCAGTCGGGAAAAATTCTAGCTCTAAGGCCGGAAATGACACCCACTCTCGCCCGCATGATTGCCCAAAAAGACGGTGAATTAACCTTTCCCGTAAAGTGGTGGACTTATGGCTCACGTTACAGATACGAAAAACCCCAGAAAGGTCGTGGACGGGAGTTTTTTCAGTGGGATTGCGATATTATCGGTACCGACGGATTCGAGGCCGATGCCGAAGCAATTGCCATCGCCGCTACCATGTATAGAAAATTAGGATTAACCTCCACAGATGTAAAAATAAAAATCAATGATCGCCAACTTCTTCAAGGTGAACTTTTAAATATCGGAGTCCCGGAAAATCTAATTGTTAATGTTTTTAGAATTGCTGATAAAAAAGACAAAGTTACCGAAGTGGATTTCAAAGAAATGCTTTTAGAAACCGGACTAACCGAGTCACAGACGGATATGGTTAAGAAAACTCTTGAAGACAAAGATCTTTATAAAAAATCTGAATGGCTTTTAAAAATTTTTGATCTTTTAAAAATTTATGGAATTTCCGATTTTGTAGAATTTGATCCCGGGATTGTTCGTGGACTTGAATATTACACCAGAACCGTTTTTGAAGGTTGGGATGTAAACGGAGAATTTCGGGCCATCTGGGGCGGTGGCAGATATGACAATCTAGTTGCTGATGTCGGTTCCAAAAACAAAGTACCCGGAGTTGGCTTTGCAATGGGGGATATGGTTATTGCCGAAGTTTTGAAACAATATAAAAAATATCCGGTCCTTTCTGCAAATAAATCCAAGGTCTTAGTAACTGTATTTTCACCGGAACTTTTTAACAGTTCACTCGAAGTCACAAACATACTTCGAAAAAATAACATAAATACCGAAATCTACCTTAACCCCGACATAAAAATTGATAAACAATTAAAATATGCCGATAAAAAGGGTATTCCTTATGTTATAGTTCTCGGCCCTGATGAAATTAAAGCCGACTCGGTTACGATAAAAAATATGTCTTCTGGTACTCAAACTACAGTCAAGAAAGAAGACGTGGTTAATTCAATAACTCCAAGTTGA